A genomic segment from Helicobacter sp. NHP19-012 encodes:
- a CDS encoding YraN family protein: MNTRGQLAEDLACQYLQKHGCAIICRNFFSPYGEIDIIALKDEVLHFIEVKSRAKDEPLYAVTPSKLQKIQQTIGFYFQKNPSDDLAFCIDVLTLKGELPNCQFEWIQNIIF; encoded by the coding sequence GTGAACACAAGGGGGCAGTTAGCCGAGGATTTGGCTTGCCAGTATCTGCAAAAACATGGGTGTGCCATTATTTGCCGCAACTTTTTCAGTCCTTATGGCGAGATTGACATCATTGCTTTAAAAGATGAGGTGTTGCACTTTATTGAGGTAAAAAGCCGGGCTAAAGACGAGCCTCTTTATGCCGTTACACCTAGTAAGTTGCAAAAAATCCAACAAACCATCGGGTTTTATTTTCAAAAAAATCCTAGTGATGATTTAGCCTTTTGTATTGATGTGCTCACGCTTAAGGGGGAGTTACCAAATTGCCAGTTTGAGTGGATTCAAAACATTATATTTTAG
- the dapB gene encoding 4-hydroxy-tetrahydrodipicolinate reductase, with protein sequence MPQLQVGIFGASGKVGGLLAKEIQKHPHLALSSVFLRQNLSLQLAQILPQETFVTNDVEQFLAHCQLVIDFSSPKALDMLLQALLSNPLPLVCGTTGLQEQWQVLAELSQKVPVLYASNMSLGVAVLNEVVGEVARNLEHADIEITEIHHRYKKDSPSGTALTLGQTCAHARGVDFKEVIQEHREGARKGGEIGFTSLRAGDVLGRHTVGFYLDGEYLELSHTATDRNIFAKGALEAAKWLSVQKPGLYNIQDIYRS encoded by the coding sequence ATGCCACAATTACAAGTGGGGATTTTTGGGGCGAGTGGAAAAGTTGGGGGGTTATTGGCTAAAGAGATACAAAAGCACCCCCACCTAGCCCTTTCAAGTGTCTTTTTGCGCCAAAATTTGAGCCTGCAGCTCGCCCAAATCTTGCCCCAAGAAACTTTTGTAACCAATGATGTAGAGCAATTTCTTGCCCATTGTCAGCTTGTGATCGACTTTTCTTCTCCCAAGGCTTTAGACATGCTCTTGCAAGCCTTGCTTTCAAATCCCCTACCCCTTGTGTGCGGCACAACAGGGTTGCAAGAACAATGGCAAGTCTTAGCCGAACTGAGCCAAAAAGTCCCCGTTTTATACGCGTCTAATATGTCTTTAGGTGTGGCGGTGTTAAACGAGGTGGTGGGAGAGGTGGCTAGAAACTTAGAACACGCCGACATTGAGATCACAGAGATCCACCACCGCTATAAAAAAGATTCACCGAGCGGAACGGCTTTGACTCTAGGGCAAACTTGCGCCCACGCTAGAGGTGTGGATTTTAAAGAGGTGATCCAAGAACATAGAGAGGGCGCACGCAAAGGGGGGGAGATCGGATTTACGAGCTTAAGGGCGGGTGATGTCTTGGGGCGGCACACTGTGGGCTTTTATTTAGATGGGGAGTATTTGGAGCTGAGCCACACTGCCACGGACCGCAACATTTTTGCCAAAGGGGCACTGGAGGCGGCTAAGTGGTTATCCGTCCAAAAACCCGGACTTTACAATATCCAAGACATCTACCGCTCTTAA
- the trxA gene encoding thioredoxin has product MSGYVELTHENFDVETKNGAVIVDFWAPWCGPCKMLSPIIDELASEYAGRAKICKVNTDEQEELSARYGIRSIPTILYMKDGKVLNQTVGALSKQSLKDHIDKLL; this is encoded by the coding sequence ATGTCAGGTTATGTTGAATTGACACATGAGAATTTTGATGTAGAAACTAAAAATGGCGCAGTGATTGTAGATTTTTGGGCACCTTGGTGCGGGCCTTGTAAAATGCTCTCCCCCATCATTGATGAGCTGGCTAGTGAATATGCCGGTAGGGCTAAGATTTGCAAAGTGAACACAGATGAACAAGAGGAGTTGTCCGCCCGCTACGGCATCCGTAGCATCCCCACTATTTTATATATGAAAGATGGTAAAGTGCTCAACCAAACCGTGGGTGCACTCTCTAAACAATCCTTAAAGGATCACATTGATAAACTCCTCTAA